The genomic interval CACCCGTTCGTCCAGCCGGACCTCCATCACGGCCGCCTCGCGCTTCAGGTCCCGCAACGCCGCGCCGTGCACGTGCGTGCTCTGCCGCACATTCACCACCGTGCCGGAGAGCGTCACACCCGACTGCGTGTGCACCAGCACATCCTCGCCTTCCACGGTCGCCCAGTCGTAGCCGCCCAGCGCCCACAGCCGCAGCCGCCCGGACCCCTTGACCTCCTTGACCATGGCGCCCAGCGTGTCCACGTGACCGCTGAACGTCACGTGCCCGGCCCCGCTCCCCGCCACCTCCCAGGTGAGCGCCCCCTTACGGGTCCGCTGCGGCGTGACCCCCAGTGCCCGCAGCTCCGCCTCCAGCAGGGCCACCGCCGCGTCCGTAAACCCCGTCGGGCTCGGCGTAGCCAGCAGCCGCACCAGCAGGTCCAGCGTGAACTCCAGGTTCATGCCGGAACCTCCAGCGGCGCCACCTCAAAGCCCTGCTTCCGCGCCGAGTGCAGCGTCGCCTCTGCGGCCGGCGTGCCCGGCAGCGCCAGCACGTGCAGCGTCTGCACCGCCCGGGCATGCAGCTGGGCACTCAGCTCAGACCCCTCAAACGCGTCGGGAAGTGCCGCGCGCACCAGCACGTCCCCCTGCTCCGCGCGGAAATCCGGGTGCAGCGTCCAGTCACGGGAGAACGTCACCCACGCCGCGCCGTGCGGCGCGTCCCACTGCACGAACGTCACCAGCCACCCCCGCGACCGCGCTTCGGCCACGTGATGCGCCCAGTCGCGCGCCAGCACCCGCCCATCGGGCCGGTCATCCAGATCATGACGCTGCGCGTTCAGCAGCAGCAGGGCGTTCGGCGTGAGACTCATGCCCGCCAGCATAAGCCAGCGGCGCCTCTTCCCGCGCCGCTCAGGACACCGTCAGGACGATCTTCCCCACGGTGCGGCCCGTCGCCTGCGCCCGGTGCGCGTCCGCCACCCGCGCCAGAGGAAACACCTGACTCACGTGCGACCGCAGCTGACCCGACCGCACCAGGTCCGCCAGGGCCTCCAGGTGCGCGCGGGACGGATACACCAGGATCCGCGCCGCACGCACCCCCCGGGCCTCCGGCGGAATCGGCGCGGCAATGGACACCACCCATCCACCCGGGCGCACCACCTCAAACGACCGGCTCAGCGTGTCGCCGCCAACCGTGTCCAGCACGGCGTCCATGTCGCGCACCTGCGTCTCGAAGGGCTGCGCGCGGTAATCCACGATCCGGTCGGCGCCCAGCGCCCGGACGAACGCCTCGTTCGCCGCGGACGCCGTGGCAGTCACGTGCGCGCCCCGTGCCCGCGCCAGCTGCACTGCGTAATGCCCCACCCCGCCGGCCCCAGCGTGAATCAGGATGCCCTGACCGGCCCGCAGCTTCATCTTCTCCAGACCCTGGTGCGCCGTGAGCGCCGCAAGACTCATGGCCGCCGCGTCCTCATGGCTCAGCCCGGCGGGTTTCAGGGCGATGTCCGCGACGCGGGCCGTCACGTATTCCGCGTACGCCCGCCCGGGCTGCGGGAAGTTCAGCATGCCGAAGACCTCATCGCCCGGCCGGAACTCCATCACGTAGGGACCCACCGCCTCGACCACGCCGGACACGTCCCAGCCCAGGATCAGGGGGAAGGAATCCAGGGGGCCGCCGGCCCGCCACTTGTAATCGACGGGATTGATACTCACCGCCCGGACCCGGACGAGCACCTCCCCCAGCCCGGGCGCAGGCGTGGGCACGTCCGTCACTTCCAGCTGTTCCGGGGCGCCGTAGGCGCGAATCTGCACTGCTTTCATGGCTTCTCCTGAAGGCGGGCCAGAAATGAGGAAATGCCCTGCCGGACGGCCATGACGATAAGCCCGCCGTGGTTGCCGTGAAGTGTAGGTCACACCCCCGGGGCCAGCAAGTCCGCTCAGCTGGAAGAGGTGCCCCCATCTGGCAACTGAGGCGGGTCCGTTCAACCATGTTCCCCCCACCCATTGCGCCGTGACCACTGTAGACGTGACCGGCGGTAAGGGAACAAGTGGGGTGCCGTCCTGCCTGCCCGGCGGCCCGCTCCGCTTTCCGGACCTGCGACCCAGCGTGCCCCCTCTGCCTGCCGGGAGAGAAAGGGGCCAGCAGCGCCGTGGCGCCGCCTCCAGGCCTCCCAGCCACGCTGTATAAGGCGGGGGAGACCAGGGTGCGCCCCGGTCTCCCCACCTTCAGGTCAGCAGGTCAGGACTCAATCTTCATGGCCATGATGCTCGACCCGGCGTCCACGTACACGGTCTGGCCCGTCACGCCGCTGCCCAGGTCGCTGAGCAGGAACAGGGCGAGCTTCCCGACCTCATCCGGGGTGGCGTTGCGGCCCAGCGGCGCGGCCTCGGCCGCCTTCTCGAACATGGTGCCGAACCCCGGAATGGAGCGCGCCGCGATGGTCCGCATGGGGCCGGCGCTGATGGTGTTCACCCGCACGCCCGCAGCCCCCATCTCGCTGGCGAGGTAACGGGTGGCGGCTTCCAGCGCAGCCTTGGCGACGCCCATCACGTTGTACTTCGGTACGACCTTCTGCGACGCGTGATACGTCAGGCTCACGACGCTGCCCCCGGCGCGCAGCAGCGGCTCGGCGTGCCGGGCAGTGGAGACCAGCGTGTACGCGCTGACGTTCAGCGCGGTGTTCCAGTCCTCGGTGGTGGTGTCCAGGAAGCGGCCGTCCATGGCGGTGCGCGGCGCAAACGCAATCGAGTGCACCAGGTAGTCCAGGTGCCCGAACTCGGCCTTCACGCGGGCGAACAGGGCGCTGAGTTCCTCCTCGCTGGTGGCGTCGGCCTGCTGGCTCCACACGCCGTCCCGCCCGGCCAGGAGTTTGTCCAGTTCACCCTTCAGGCGTTCACCCTGGTACGAGAAGCCCACCCGGCACCCCGCGGCGAGCAGCTGCTCTGCGATGGCCCACCCCAGGCTCCGGGCGTTCGCGACGCCCATCACCAGGGCCGTCTTGTCACTCAGGTCAATCTGCACCGTCATGCGGGGAACTCTAGCAACCCTGGGGGGGCGGCGCTGATGCGGGTGCAAAAACCGCGGGCGCTGAGGGGCACGGCTCACAGCCGCCGCGCGTCCGAAGCGTCAGAATCCGGTGAGAGATGGCAGACGATACTGGGCTGATGTTGCTTCACGCGCCGCACCTGCACGCGCCGCACGCGTTCACCACGCGTGCCGGGGGCGTGTCCCGCGGCTTCTACGCGGGTCTGAACCTCGATGACCGTGAGGACGATCCTGCCGCCGTGGCCGTCAATCGCGCGCAGCTGACGGCCGCACTGGGTTTCGGGCCAGGGCAGGTGGCGCGCCTCACGCAGGTGCACGGCACTGACGTTGTGCACGCCTGCGAGGGCGGCCACTGGACCGGCGACGCCCTGGTGACCGCCCGCCCGGGGGTGCTGCTGGCCATCGGCACCGCCGACTGCTACCCGCTGCTGCTGCACGACCCTGAAGCCGGGGTCGTGGGGGCCGCGCACGCCGGCTGGAAAGGCACCGTGGGTCACATCGCCGCGCGGACCGTGGAGGCCATGACCGCCCTGGGGGCCCGGCCTGAACGGCTGCGCGCGGCTGTGGGCCCCGGCATCAGCGCCGCGCAGTACCCGATCGGTGCGGAGGTCGCCGACCGGTTCGGGGCCGCCGGCCTGGGCGCCTTCGTTCGCCGTGGGCACTCAGGGCAGCCGCACCTGGACCTGGGGGGGGCCAACCGCGCGGTGCTGCGCGCCGCGGGCGTGCCCGACGGGTTCATCTGGGTGAGTGGCCGCTGCTCCACGGAGGCGGACTTCTACTCCTACCGCCGCGACGCGGGGCGCACCGGGCGCATGTGGGCTGTCATCGGGCTGCCGGGGGTGCCGGCATGAGCCTCCTGCGCCCGCACGACGTGATTGATCACGTCACGAACATCACGCCGGAATTCCTCGCGGACCGCGCCCTGCACGGCCTGCTGCTGGACCTGGACAACACCCTGGTGCCGTACGGCAGTTACGACCCGCAGGGGGTGGCGCAGACCCTGGCCTGGGTCCGGGACCTGAGGCTCTCCGGGGTGAAGCTGTACCTCCTGAGCAACGCCACCGGGCGGCGCGCCGCGTTCTGGCTGGAGAAACTGGAATTTCAGGGGGTGGGTCTCGCCGGGAAACCCAACCCGCGCGCCTTCCGCCGCGCCCTGAGCGCCCTGCAACTGCCGCCCGCGCAGGTCGGTATGGTGGGCGACCAGCTGTTCACGGACGTGCTGGGCGGCAACCTCAGCGGCATGCACACTATTCTGGTGCGGCCCCTCGTCACCAACGCCCTGCCTCACACCCGCGTCGCGCGGCGCCTGGAACGCGCCGTTCTGAGAAGGTACGGACATGACTGGCAGCACTGATCTCGCGTTGTCCCTGCCGCCTTCCCTCACTCAAGGAGACTGAAACCAACATGGCACTTTCTATCGGTGACCGGCGCCTGGGCGCCATCCTGCTCGAACAGGGGTACGTGAACGACACCGACCTGCAAAAGGCGCTGGTGCGTCACGCCGAGGTCGGCGGCCGACTGGCCGAGATTCTGATCGACTCGGGCCTGGTGGGCGAGAAACGCATCGCGCGTGCCATCGAGGAGGCGCTGGGCATTCCGCTGGTGAACCTGCTTGTCATCACGCCCGAAGCGCCGGCCATGCAGACCATCCGCGCGCAGACGGCCCTGAGCGTGCAGGCCTTCCCGTTCGCGCTGGACGGCAGCACGCTGCGCGTGGCGATCGTGGACCCGCTGTCCAGCGTGGCGATCGAGGCGCTGGAGGACGACAGCGGCCTGAACATCGAGGTCTACCAGGCGCTGCGCGACCAGGTGCTGTGGGCCATCGCCACGTACTACCCGGAGTTGAAGCTCACGGCCGAGCTGCCAGCCGAGGCGGAAGGCGGCCCCGCAGGCGGCATGATGGGCCAGCGCCTGATTGCGCGCGGCCTGATCACCGACGCGCAGCTGCAGGTGGCGCTTGACGCCCAGCAGCAGACCGGAGAGCCGCTGGGCGCCACCCTGATCGCCCAGAAGGCCATCACGGAGGATCAGCTGTACGAGGTGCTGGCCGAACAGTCCGGCGCGGTGTTCCTGCGCAACCTGCGTGACTTCCAGCCCAGCGAGGACGTGCTGGGCAGCATGCTGCGCGCCGACGCGCTGCGCCTGTCGGCCGTGCCGGTCGATGAGGGCGAGCAGGGGGTCACGGTCGTCGCCAGTGACCCCCGCAAGCGGGAAGACATTGAAGCGCTGGTGGGCCGGTCCGTGCAGATCGTGCTGGCCAAACCCCGCGACATTGAGATGCTCATTGAGCGCTTCTACCCGCAGCGCGGCCGGCTGGGTGAGCAGATGGTGCAGCAGGGCACCCTGTCGCGCGAGCAGCTGCGCGAGGCGCTGCAGGTGCAGGCCCGGGAGGGCCGCGTCAAGGCGCTGGGGGAGGTGATCGTGAGCCTGGGCTTCGCGAACGCTGAGGAAATCGACAACGCCCTGCAGAAACAGCATGCCGGAGGCGGGCGTCTGGAGGACACGCTGGTGCAGTCCGGCAAGCTCTCCCCGGAGATGCTGGCGCGCTCCCTGGCGGCGCAGCTGGGGTACGAGTTCCTGGACCCCGTGCAGAACCCGCCGGACAGCAAGGTGGCGCTGCTGATTCCCGAAACGACCGCGCGCCGCTACAGCGTGGTGCCCGTCAGGCTGCAGGGCGAGGCGCTGGTCGTGGCGATGAAAGACCCGCGCAACGTGTTCGCGCTGGACGACCTGAAGCTCATCAGCGGGCGCGAGATCATCCCGGCGGTCATGGCGGAAAAAGACATCATCCGTCTGATCGAACGGTACTTCGGCAACCGCGACATGGCCGACCTGAACCAGAAACTGGTGCAGGAAAGCCGCCAGCGTGAAAACGCCAGCAAACGCCAGGACGACATGGACCTCTCGGCCGGCCTGGACGACAACGCCGTGGTCCGCGTGGTGGACAACATCATCCGCGAGGCGGCGTTGCAGGAAGCCAGCGACATTCACATCGAACCCACCGAGATGTCCCTGCGCGTACGCTACCGCGTGGACGGCGTGCTGCGCGAACAGAACGAACTGCCCAAGGGCAGCTCGCAGAGCATCCTGGCGCGCATCAAGATCATGGGCAGCCTCGACATCAGCGAGCGCCGCATCCCGCAGGACGGCCGCATCCGGTTCAAGAAGGGCAGCATCGACCTCGACCTGCGTCTCTCCACGCTGCCCACCGTGTACGGCGAGAAGGCCGTGATGCGCCTGCTGCAAAAAGCCAGCAACATTCCCGAGGTGGAACAGCTGGGGTTCAGTGAACACAACTACCAGCGGTACCTTGACACCATCCACAAACCCAACGGCATCTTCCTGGTGACCGGCCCCACGGGCTCGGGCAAATCCTTCACGTCCTTTTCCACCCTCAAGCGCATCGCCGTGCCGGAGAAGAACACCACCACCATTGAGGACCCGGTCGAGTACGAGATTCCCGGCATCATCCAGTCGCAGGTGAACCCGGTGGCCGGCATGACCTTCGCCCGCGCCCTGCGCGCCTTCCTGCGTCAGGACCCGGACATCATCTTCGTGGGCGAGATCCGCGACACCGAAACCGCCAAGATCGCCGTGGAAGCTGCCCTGACCGGCCACCTGGTGCTGGCCACGCTGCACACCAACGACGCGCCGGGCGCCATCGTGCGCCTGGAGGAAATGGGCGTCGAGCACTTCAACATCGGCGCCGCCGTGGTGGGCGTGGTCGCGCAGCGCCTGGTGCGCAAGGTCTGCCCGGACTGCAAGGCCCCCACCAACGCCGACCCGGACGTGCTGCGCCGCCTGGGCATCACTGAACGCGACCTGAAAGGCGCGCAGCTGATGCGCGGCGCCGGCTGCAACCGCTGCGGCGGCACCGGGTACAAGGGCCGCATGGGTATCCACGAACTGATGGTCATTGACGAGCCGCTGCGCGTTGCAATCGGCAGCGGCAAGAACGCCACCGAGATCACCCAGGTGGCCACCGAGCAGAGCGGCATGAAAACCCTCCGTCAGGACGGCATCGAGAAGGCACTTCTGGGCATCACCACCCTGGAAGAGGTTCTGGCCGTCACCAGCAAGTAGCCCCCGCGCGCCGCCCCCACTCCCCCGAGGTACCCACATGACCCAGCCCGCCGCCGACATTACTGACATCCTGCGTTTCGCCGCCGACAAGGGC from Deinococcus taeanensis carries:
- the pgeF gene encoding peptidoglycan editing factor PgeF, which translates into the protein MLLHAPHLHAPHAFTTRAGGVSRGFYAGLNLDDREDDPAAVAVNRAQLTAALGFGPGQVARLTQVHGTDVVHACEGGHWTGDALVTARPGVLLAIGTADCYPLLLHDPEAGVVGAAHAGWKGTVGHIAARTVEAMTALGARPERLRAAVGPGISAAQYPIGAEVADRFGAAGLGAFVRRGHSGQPHLDLGGANRAVLRAAGVPDGFIWVSGRCSTEADFYSYRRDAGRTGRMWAVIGLPGVPA
- a CDS encoding type II/IV secretion system protein; translated protein: MALSIGDRRLGAILLEQGYVNDTDLQKALVRHAEVGGRLAEILIDSGLVGEKRIARAIEEALGIPLVNLLVITPEAPAMQTIRAQTALSVQAFPFALDGSTLRVAIVDPLSSVAIEALEDDSGLNIEVYQALRDQVLWAIATYYPELKLTAELPAEAEGGPAGGMMGQRLIARGLITDAQLQVALDAQQQTGEPLGATLIAQKAITEDQLYEVLAEQSGAVFLRNLRDFQPSEDVLGSMLRADALRLSAVPVDEGEQGVTVVASDPRKREDIEALVGRSVQIVLAKPRDIEMLIERFYPQRGRLGEQMVQQGTLSREQLREALQVQAREGRVKALGEVIVSLGFANAEEIDNALQKQHAGGGRLEDTLVQSGKLSPEMLARSLAAQLGYEFLDPVQNPPDSKVALLIPETTARRYSVVPVRLQGEALVVAMKDPRNVFALDDLKLISGREIIPAVMAEKDIIRLIERYFGNRDMADLNQKLVQESRQRENASKRQDDMDLSAGLDDNAVVRVVDNIIREAALQEASDIHIEPTEMSLRVRYRVDGVLREQNELPKGSSQSILARIKIMGSLDISERRIPQDGRIRFKKGSIDLDLRLSTLPTVYGEKAVMRLLQKASNIPEVEQLGFSEHNYQRYLDTIHKPNGIFLVTGPTGSGKSFTSFSTLKRIAVPEKNTTTIEDPVEYEIPGIIQSQVNPVAGMTFARALRAFLRQDPDIIFVGEIRDTETAKIAVEAALTGHLVLATLHTNDAPGAIVRLEEMGVEHFNIGAAVVGVVAQRLVRKVCPDCKAPTNADPDVLRRLGITERDLKGAQLMRGAGCNRCGGTGYKGRMGIHELMVIDEPLRVAIGSGKNATEITQVATEQSGMKTLRQDGIEKALLGITTLEEVLAVTSK
- a CDS encoding enoyl-ACP reductase FabI; amino-acid sequence: MTVQIDLSDKTALVMGVANARSLGWAIAEQLLAAGCRVGFSYQGERLKGELDKLLAGRDGVWSQQADATSEEELSALFARVKAEFGHLDYLVHSIAFAPRTAMDGRFLDTTTEDWNTALNVSAYTLVSTARHAEPLLRAGGSVVSLTYHASQKVVPKYNVMGVAKAALEAATRYLASEMGAAGVRVNTISAGPMRTIAARSIPGFGTMFEKAAEAAPLGRNATPDEVGKLALFLLSDLGSGVTGQTVYVDAGSSIMAMKIES
- a CDS encoding NADP-dependent oxidoreductase — its product is MKAVQIRAYGAPEQLEVTDVPTPAPGLGEVLVRVRAVSINPVDYKWRAGGPLDSFPLILGWDVSGVVEAVGPYVMEFRPGDEVFGMLNFPQPGRAYAEYVTARVADIALKPAGLSHEDAAAMSLAALTAHQGLEKMKLRAGQGILIHAGAGGVGHYAVQLARARGAHVTATASAANEAFVRALGADRIVDYRAQPFETQVRDMDAVLDTVGGDTLSRSFEVVRPGGWVVSIAAPIPPEARGVRAARILVYPSRAHLEALADLVRSGQLRSHVSQVFPLARVADAHRAQATGRTVGKIVLTVS
- a CDS encoding YqeG family HAD IIIA-type phosphatase, with amino-acid sequence MSLLRPHDVIDHVTNITPEFLADRALHGLLLDLDNTLVPYGSYDPQGVAQTLAWVRDLRLSGVKLYLLSNATGRRAAFWLEKLEFQGVGLAGKPNPRAFRRALSALQLPPAQVGMVGDQLFTDVLGGNLSGMHTILVRPLVTNALPHTRVARRLERAVLRRYGHDWQH
- a CDS encoding isochorismatase family protein — its product is MSLTPNALLLLNAQRHDLDDRPDGRVLARDWAHHVAEARSRGWLVTFVQWDAPHGAAWVTFSRDWTLHPDFRAEQGDVLVRAALPDAFEGSELSAQLHARAVQTLHVLALPGTPAAEATLHSARKQGFEVAPLEVPA